A region of Sulfitobacter faviae DNA encodes the following proteins:
- a CDS encoding GlxA family transcriptional regulator, with product MLLENFTLLSFASAVECLRITNRMLEREVYEWQVVGESGETCVSSSGAVFALDGGLEALGRDDTIMICGGIGVQAATTKKLLAWLRREARKGLVVGGLCTAAHTLAKAGLLDGKRATIHWENQDSFGEEFEEVILTKSVFVVDGNRLTTAGGTSSLDMMLKLIADDHGEETANAVADQLIYSSIRTDQDTQRLSVPTRIGVRHPKLSQVIQQMERNIEEPISPSILARDVGMSTRQLERLFRRYLNRSPKRYYMELRLQKARNLLMQTDMSVINVALACGFASPSHFSKCYRAHYQTTPYRERGSQSTRQPA from the coding sequence GTGTTGTTGGAGAATTTTACCCTTCTGAGCTTTGCCTCGGCGGTGGAATGCCTGCGGATCACCAACCGCATGCTCGAACGCGAGGTCTATGAATGGCAGGTCGTGGGGGAAAGCGGTGAGACCTGTGTAAGCTCATCCGGCGCGGTTTTCGCACTGGACGGCGGGCTTGAGGCGTTGGGCCGCGACGATACCATCATGATCTGCGGCGGCATCGGCGTGCAGGCCGCGACCACCAAGAAGCTGCTGGCATGGCTGCGCCGCGAGGCGCGCAAGGGGCTGGTTGTTGGCGGGCTTTGTACCGCGGCACATACGCTGGCCAAGGCGGGGCTGCTCGACGGCAAACGCGCCACGATCCATTGGGAGAATCAGGACAGTTTCGGCGAGGAATTTGAAGAGGTCATTCTGACGAAATCGGTCTTCGTGGTCGACGGCAACCGACTGACCACAGCGGGCGGCACGTCTTCTTTGGACATGATGCTGAAACTCATCGCCGATGATCATGGAGAGGAGACGGCCAATGCCGTGGCGGATCAGCTCATTTATTCCTCGATCCGCACCGACCAAGACACGCAGCGCCTGTCGGTGCCCACGCGAATCGGCGTGCGCCATCCCAAGCTTTCCCAAGTGATCCAGCAGATGGAGCGCAATATCGAAGAGCCGATCAGCCCCTCCATCCTCGCCCGCGACGTGGGCATGTCGACCCGCCAGCTAGAGCGTTTGTTTCGCCGCTACCTGAACCGCAGCCCAAAACGTTACTATATGGAATTGCGGCTGCAAAAGGCGCGCAACCTGCTGATGCAGACGGATATGAGCGTGATCAACGTGGCGCTGGCCTGCGGCTTTGCCTCGCCCTCGCATTTCTCGAAATGCTACCGGGCGCATTACCAGACCACGCCTTATCGTGAACGCGGCAGCCAATCCACCCGGCAGCCCGCCTGA